One Bacillota bacterium LX-D genomic window carries:
- the lysS gene encoding lysine--tRNA ligase: MRVRRQKMEELREQDIDPFGERFERTHMADEIITNFEQLENQNVSIAGRIMAKRGHGKASFAHIQDLSGRIQIYVRLDNVGESNYELFTKLDIGDIIGVKGTVFRTKMGEISVSAQEVTLLTKSLRPLPEKWHGLKDVETRYRQRYVDLIVNPEVKKDFVLRSKIIRSMRNYLDSRGFLEVETPVLHTIAGGAAARPFITHHNALDIDLYMRIALELHLKRLLVGGLERVYEIGRVFRNEGISTRHNPEFTMMELYQAYADYEDMMALTEELVAHVAQEALGTTEITYQGEVLDLTPPWPRITMLDAIKKYTDVDFTTVQTDAEAVAIGEKFNIDVKNNRTKGKIINEMFETYVEPHLQQPHFIIDYPLEISPLAKPKKDNPEFTYRFEAFIACRELANAFSELNDPIDQKERFVAQVKQKAAGDEEAHPMDEDFIRALEYGMPPAGGLGIGVDRLIMLLSDAASIRDVLLFPTMKPREE, encoded by the coding sequence ATGCGAGTACGTCGTCAAAAAATGGAGGAACTTAGAGAACAAGATATTGATCCTTTTGGAGAACGATTTGAGCGAACCCATATGGCGGATGAAATTATTACAAACTTTGAACAACTGGAGAATCAAAATGTTTCTATCGCCGGAAGGATAATGGCAAAAAGGGGTCATGGTAAGGCTAGCTTTGCCCATATTCAGGATTTATCTGGTCGTATTCAAATTTACGTCCGCCTTGACAATGTTGGCGAGAGTAATTATGAATTATTCACGAAACTTGACATTGGAGATATTATTGGTGTTAAGGGTACTGTGTTTAGAACCAAAATGGGGGAAATATCAGTTTCGGCGCAAGAAGTTACTTTGTTGACTAAGTCCCTACGTCCACTGCCTGAAAAGTGGCATGGTTTAAAAGATGTGGAAACTCGTTACCGTCAGCGCTACGTTGATTTGATCGTTAACCCAGAGGTAAAAAAAGATTTTGTTTTACGCAGTAAAATTATCAGGTCAATGCGGAATTATTTAGATAGCAGGGGCTTTCTAGAAGTGGAAACGCCGGTATTACACACAATTGCCGGCGGTGCAGCTGCTAGGCCATTTATTACCCACCACAATGCTCTGGATATTGACCTTTATATGCGGATTGCATTGGAATTACATCTCAAACGGCTGCTGGTCGGGGGCTTGGAGCGGGTCTATGAAATTGGCAGGGTGTTCCGCAACGAGGGTATTTCAACCCGGCATAATCCGGAATTTACCATGATGGAGTTATATCAGGCTTATGCGGATTATGAAGATATGATGGCACTTACGGAGGAACTGGTAGCGCATGTGGCCCAGGAGGCATTAGGGACTACCGAAATTACGTACCAGGGTGAAGTGCTGGACTTAACTCCCCCGTGGCCCAGAATTACTATGCTGGATGCAATTAAAAAGTACACTGACGTAGACTTTACCACTGTGCAAACCGATGCCGAAGCTGTGGCAATCGGGGAAAAATTTAATATAGACGTGAAAAACAATCGAACTAAAGGTAAAATTATCAATGAAATGTTCGAAACATATGTTGAGCCTCATTTGCAGCAGCCTCATTTTATTATTGATTATCCTTTGGAAATCTCACCATTAGCCAAGCCCAAAAAGGATAATCCTGAATTTACCTACAGGTTCGAGGCATTTATTGCCTGCCGTGAATTGGCTAATGCTTTTTCCGAGCTCAACGACCCAATTGATCAAAAAGAGCGGTTTGTAGCCCAGGTTAAACAAAAGGCTGCCGGCGACGAGGAAGCCCATCCTATGGATGAAGATTTTATCAGGGCTTTAGAGTATGGTATGCCGCCGGCAGGCGGACTTGGGATAGGAGTTGACCGTCTGATCATGCTGCTTAGCGATGCGGCTTCTATTAGGGATGTGCTTTTATTCCCGACAATGAAGCCAAGAGAAGAATAA
- the greA gene encoding transcription elongation factor GreA → MPEKEVILTVEGLKKLEEELENLKSVKRREVAERIRQAIDFGDISENSEYEDAKNEQAFIEGKILTLEKKLRNARVIDDNEVATDVVSLGSKVLIKDLEYGDELEYVIVGSMEADPANFKISNESPVGKAILGQKIGTTVEVNVPAGVLKYKILDIKKGN, encoded by the coding sequence ATGCCTGAAAAGGAAGTAATCTTAACTGTTGAGGGTTTAAAAAAATTAGAAGAGGAACTGGAAAACCTTAAATCTGTTAAAAGACGTGAGGTAGCTGAGAGAATTAGACAGGCCATTGATTTTGGGGACATTAGTGAAAACTCCGAGTACGAGGATGCCAAAAATGAGCAGGCTTTCATCGAAGGCAAGATTCTAACTCTAGAAAAAAAGCTACGCAATGCAAGAGTTATTGACGATAATGAAGTTGCAACGGATGTTGTATCATTGGGTTCCAAGGTATTAATTAAAGATTTAGAGTATGGCGATGAATTAGAGTATGTAATTGTTGGCTCTATGGAGGCTGATCCGGCAAACTTTAAAATTTCTAACGAATCTCCGGTAGGTAAAGCAATTCTAGGGCAAAAAATTGGCACAACAGTTGAGGTAAATGTTCCCGCAGGGGTTTTAAAATACAAAATTTTAGATATAAAAAAAGGCAATTAA
- a CDS encoding shikimate dehydrogenase, protein MNKFSFMIHPLDVHDFARKFPIAEKIPDRLLENLFKFSPPVKTSHISGIKSKYAEAEGYFVACPLTTRQMLKLPEKYVLQKIISAGRMAEKLGAQILGLGAMTSVVGDAGITVAKNLHIPVTTGNSYTVFTALEGTRKAAEIMGIDLANAEILIVGATGAIGAICARIMAKEARYITLAARNKQRLENLARQILVESGLAVGITTNIQQALCKADIVITVTSSAETVIEPGYLKSGAVVCDVARPRDVSKRVAEKRDDVLVIEGGMVEVPGDVCFNFNFGYPPKLALACMAETMVLALEGKFESYTLGRNLTVEQVEEIGRLAKKHGFKLAGFRSFERPVDVSQIEKIRERALAKKIAL, encoded by the coding sequence ATGAATAAGTTTTCTTTTATGATACATCCTCTAGATGTCCATGACTTTGCAAGAAAGTTTCCGATAGCGGAAAAAATTCCAGACAGGCTTTTAGAAAATTTATTTAAGTTTTCTCCTCCTGTAAAAACCTCCCATATCTCTGGAATTAAATCAAAATATGCCGAGGCAGAAGGGTATTTTGTAGCTTGCCCCTTAACTACCCGTCAAATGCTAAAACTGCCGGAAAAATATGTATTGCAAAAAATTATTTCCGCAGGTAGGATGGCTGAAAAGCTTGGTGCGCAAATTTTAGGACTTGGGGCTATGACATCTGTTGTGGGGGATGCAGGGATTACTGTAGCTAAAAATTTGCATATACCTGTAACTACAGGGAATAGTTATACTGTGTTTACAGCTTTAGAGGGTACGAGAAAAGCTGCTGAAATTATGGGTATAGATTTAGCTAATGCAGAAATATTAATAGTTGGTGCTACTGGAGCAATTGGGGCAATTTGTGCTCGGATTATGGCTAAAGAAGCTAGATACATTACTTTAGCTGCCAGGAACAAGCAGAGATTAGAAAACCTAGCTCGGCAAATTTTGGTAGAATCAGGGCTAGCCGTGGGAATTACAACTAATATTCAACAGGCCTTATGTAAAGCTGATATTGTCATTACAGTAACTTCATCTGCTGAAACTGTAATCGAGCCGGGATATTTAAAAAGCGGAGCAGTTGTGTGTGATGTTGCCAGGCCTAGAGATGTATCTAAAAGGGTTGCTGAAAAAAGAGATGATGTCTTAGTCATAGAAGGTGGTATGGTGGAAGTTCCAGGAGATGTTTGTTTTAACTTTAATTTTGGTTATCCCCCTAAATTAGCGTTGGCTTGTATGGCTGAAACTATGGTTTTAGCTTTAGAAGGCAAATTCGAAAGCTATACTTTAGGCAGGAACCTAACCGTTGAACAAGTCGAGGAAATTGGCCGCTTGGCTAAAAAACATGGCTTTAAATTGGCTGGTTTTAGAAGTTTTGAAAGACCAGTTGATGTAAGTCAAATTGAAAAGATTCGGGAAAGAGCTTTGGCTAAGAAGATAGCACTGTAA
- a CDS encoding quinate 5-dehydrogenase — translation MKRVISISLGSSKRDHQVELEVLGENFLIERRGTDGDMAKAVDMIKELDGKVAAFGLGGTDLYLYAGNKRYIIREAAKIARAAKKTPIVDGSGLKNTLERKVITYLQQQLGMVFENTKVLMVCGVDRFGMAEALSKYGAKLTCGDLIFAIGLPVPIRSLKNLQRVARIIAPIACQLPFKYLYPTGNKQESFKPRHSKYYLEADVIAGDFHFIKRYMPERLDGKVIITNTVTNNDVSLLKDRGVKQLITTTPELKGRSFGTNVMEALLVALAKKNPEEMTPAEYESLLDQMEFKPRVQML, via the coding sequence ATGAAAAGGGTTATCAGTATCAGTCTAGGTTCTTCAAAAAGGGATCACCAAGTTGAGCTGGAAGTTTTGGGTGAAAACTTTTTAATTGAAAGAAGAGGGACCGATGGCGATATGGCAAAAGCCGTGGATATGATCAAAGAGCTAGATGGAAAAGTAGCAGCCTTCGGCCTGGGGGGGACGGATCTCTACTTATATGCTGGCAATAAAAGATATATTATCAGGGAGGCTGCGAAAATTGCCAGGGCGGCTAAAAAAACACCTATTGTAGATGGCAGTGGTTTAAAAAACACATTGGAAAGAAAAGTTATTACATATTTACAGCAGCAATTGGGAATGGTATTTGAAAATACTAAAGTTTTAATGGTCTGTGGAGTAGATAGATTTGGGATGGCGGAGGCTTTAAGCAAGTATGGTGCTAAATTGACTTGTGGGGATTTAATATTTGCTATTGGCCTGCCTGTTCCTATAAGATCTTTAAAAAATCTTCAGCGGGTGGCTAGAATCATAGCTCCAATAGCTTGTCAGCTTCCTTTTAAATACCTCTACCCAACAGGAAATAAACAGGAAAGTTTTAAACCCCGACATAGTAAATATTACTTAGAGGCTGATGTCATAGCTGGGGATTTTCATTTTATCAAAAGATATATGCCGGAAAGGCTTGATGGTAAGGTAATCATAACTAATACTGTAACAAATAACGATGTTTCTTTATTAAAAGATAGAGGTGTAAAACAACTTATTACAACTACACCAGAGCTTAAAGGAAGGTCTTTTGGAACAAATGTAATGGAGGCATTGCTCGTTGCTTTAGCTAAAAAAAATCCAGAAGAAATGACTCCGGCCGAGTATGAAAGTTTGTTGGATCAGATGGAATTTAAGCCAAGAGTGCAGATGTTATAA
- a CDS encoding transcriptional regulator produces the protein MDIVRIGDKLIDREKIIDTVNAVLNLRLQGFSQQEIANRLNIDRTLISRLESIGEVRRGGRVALVGFPVGNVKEIEELLKEEGVEFYLLMTEKERLKFISEKSGQQIVNDTMDIIAKVKNYDIIFVIGSNYRIKLCQALFDKEIIGIEIGKSPIKRDVYVDPEELREMIRLVRQ, from the coding sequence ATACAGTTAACGCAGTTTTAAATTTGCGTTTGCAAGGTTTTTCTCAGCAGGAAATAGCTAACCGTTTAAATATCGATAGAACTCTTATCTCTCGATTAGAAAGCATCGGTGAAGTCAGAAGAGGCGGGAGAGTAGCTTTAGTCGGTTTTCCCGTAGGAAATGTTAAGGAAATAGAAGAGCTTCTCAAAGAAGAGGGCGTAGAGTTTTATTTATTAATGACGGAAAAAGAACGATTAAAGTTTATAAGTGAAAAAAGTGGGCAACAAATAGTAAATGATACTATGGATATAATTGCAAAAGTCAAAAATTATGACATAATTTTTGTTATTGGTTCAAATTACCGTATTAAGCTTTGTCAAGCGCTATTTGATAAGGAAATTATTGGCATAGAAATTGGTAAGTCACCTATTAAACGGGATGTCTATGTTGATCCGGAAGAACTCCGCGAGATGATTAGATTAGTGCGGCAATAA